CGTTGGATCAGTTGCCCGGCGACCCCGTCGAGGCGGGCGCGGATCGCGGGGATGGTGGTGTTGTGGTCCTGCACCAGGGCGCCCAGGGTGCCCGATTTGAACGTGACCGGTTGCGCCACCCCCTGCTGGGTGATGACGACGTTGCCCGTCGCGTCGTTCGCCGCCTGGAACTTGTTGGCGTACTGGCCGACGACGATCGCCGCCCCGGACGCGAGCACGTTGATCTCGCCGGACGGCTGCTCGACGGTCTTGATGTCGACCCGCTTCGAGAGCTCGTCGATGAGCTGGTCGCGCTGGTCGCGGAGGTCGTTGGTCGGGTTCCCGCGGTTCTCGGTCGTCAGGATGCGGTTGTTCAGGTCCGCGATCTTGGTGGCGTAGTCGTTCACCTCGGTCACGGTCGCGGTGACCTGCTTGTTGATGTCCGCGCGGAGCCGGTCGATGTCGCCCGCCGTGGAGTTCAGTTGCTGCGCGACCGAGCCCGCGGCCGTGATGATCGCCCGGCGCGACGCCAGGCTGTCGGGCTGGGAGGTCAGTTGTTCGACCTGGTTGAACAGGCTGTCGAGCCGGTCGCCGACGCCGCTCTCGCCGCCGGCGAGGGTCGTTTCGATCTGCCGGCGCGTCGCGAGCTGGGCCGCGTAGTACCCGTCGTTCGCGTTCCCGCTCACGATCGCCGTGCGGACCGGGGCCGCGGTGTAGCGCGTGATGGACGCGATGTCCACGCCCGAGCCCTGTGCGCCCGTCACGCTGTTGGTGAAGTTGACCGACTGCCGGTGGTACCCGGGGGTCGTGGCGTTGGCGATGTTCTGGCCCACCAGGGCCATCGCCTTTTGCGCCGTCTGGAGCGCCGAGGTACCGATGCTGAGAGCGTTCATTGAGGGTATCCGGGTGTCAAGAGCGCTGAGCCGGCGGACGGGGCCAGCCAGTTACCAGAGGGGCCGTAACGCGCCGGAGTGTCGTCCGCCGTGAGGTCGGCCAACACGTCTCGAAAAAAAGATCGAAGGTGCCCGAGAAGATTTGCGTTCCGCGTCTGAACCGCCGTGAGGTCGGTGGTCACCGCGGTGAGCCGGTCCCGCGCCGCGCCGACTTCGGCGCCGAGCGGGTCGGGCAGGCTCTCAACAAGGGCCGAGAGTTTCAGGTCTTTTGTGGGGAGGCCGAGGGCCCGGGCGAGGTGCTCGGCGACCGCGGCCCGCTGTGCGGACGCGGCCCGCAGCCCGGCGGCGTCCGCGTTCAGTTGCGTGGTTATTTCGGTCGCGGCCGCCAGGTCGCCCCGGCGCAGGGCCGCGTACACGTCGTTCGCCTTGGCCAGTACGTCCGCGAGGAACTGCTCCTCAACCCGCAGGTGCTGGAGGAACGTCGCGGTGGTGGTCGAAAGCTGTTGGGGCACGGTGTGCATCAGTTGGGGTTACCGGCTTCGGCACGGCGCCGGCGGTTTGCATCTGTCGGACCAGCGTCGCCGCCAGCCCGATTCCCCCGCCATCGGCGAGGTGCCGACCCAAGTACAGATCGAACAAACCGCCCTGCACGTCACCGGAGTCGCCGGGGAACATGCCGCCCCCCTCATCGGGGTCGAGCGTCTGGCGCATCTCCTTCAACAGCATCGAGAGGAAGGTGGCCTCCATCTCGCCGGCCATGTTCTTGAGACGCGCTTCTTCCTTGCTCTGAACCGTAGCACCATACTTGGCCGCGTAGGGGTCTGAAATTGTGGTCATAGACGCAATACTTTCCGTCCCGATCATAATTTTCCCCTCCTGTTTGAAAATTGGTTTCAAAGGCCGAGTTCCAAGTTTCCCGTTCCAGAGTTCCAAGACCAAATCCCAACGCGGCGGTTCTCGCCATCGCTTGGTATTCAACTTGGAACGTGGAACCCGGAAACTTGGAACTCCCGACTCACTCGATCAGCAGTTCCGCGTGGAGCGCCCCGGCCTTCTTCATGGCCTGGAAGATGGCGATCAGGTCGCGCGGGCTGACCCCAAGGGCGTTCATGGCCCGCGCGACGTCCGCGACCGTGGCGGCCTTCGGGAGCGGGATGAGCCGCGCCTGCTGCTCGCTACTGGCGGTCTGCACGCGCGGTACAACGGTGGTCACCCCACCGGAAAACGGCGCCGGTTGCGACACGAGCGGGTTGATCGAGATCCCGATGTACAGGTTCCCGTGTGCCACCGCTGTGGGGGAGATGGAGACGTGCTCCCCGGCCACCACGGTGCCCGTGCGCTCGTTAATGACGACCCGGGCCGGCGCGTCCGGGCGCACCTCCAGGAGCCCGACCTCCGCGATGAACTGGGTCGCCGACTTGCTCAGGTCGGTCGGCTGGCACAGCACCACCGCGCCGGGGTCGGCCGCGCTCGCGGTTCCGGGGTAGCGCTCGTTGATCGTCTTCGCGATCAAGCGCGACGTGTTGAAGTCGGGGTCCTTCAGGAGCAGCGTGGCCTTCCCGTCGCGGACCAGTTCGCCGGGCACTTCCTTCTCGATGAACGCGCCGCCCGGGATGCGCCCGACGTTCACGTGGTTCTTCTGCACGCCGCCGCCCCCCACGGTCACCGAGAAGCCGCCGATGGACAGCGGCCCCTGGGCCAGCGCGTACACGTTGCCGTCGGCCCCGCGCAGGGGCGTGAAGATCAGCGTGCCGCCCTGGAGACTGCGGGCGTCGTCCATCGCGGACACGGTCACGTCCAGCTTCCCGCCCTTCCGCGCGAACGGCCCGATCTCGGCCGTCACCATGACCGCCGAGATGCTCGTGGAGCGGAGGACCGATTCGGCCGGGAGCTGACTGAAGATCTGCGTCGTCGTGCCCATGCGCTGGAGCATGTCCACCGCGATCTGCTGCGTGAACGTGCTGCGGCTCCCGGTGCCGTCCAGCCCGACCACCAGCCCGAACCCGAACAACTGGTTCCCGCGCGCGCCCGACACGTCGGTGACGTCCTTGATCCGCACCTGTGCGGGCGCCTGGGACGTCACCGCGAGCACGGCGGCGGCGGCGATCAACAGCCGGTACATGTTTTCCCCCTTGTGGGAACGACCGACGGGCCAGTGACCCGCCGGTCATAAGTGATCTTCCACGGGTCCGACTACGGGCGCAGCAGGTTGCCGAGGCGCCCGAGGTAGCCCTGTTTCGTCGTCCGCGTCGTCGGCCCGCGGCCCAAGTAACTGATGCGGAAGTTCGCGACCGAGCCGGACGTGATGACGTTCCCCACCCCGATGTCGGCCGGGCGCACGACGCCGGTGATGCGCAGCACGCGCTCCTCGCCCTGAACGACGCGGCTCCGGTACCCCTCGACGACCAGGTTCCCGTTGGGCATCACGTCCACCACCGTTACGGCCATGCGGTCCGTAAACACACGATTGACCGTGTTTTGCGCGTTGCCGTTGAACGCCATGTTGCTGCTCTGGTTCGGGTACACGAACCCGACCCCCGGCGCGGTCACGGTGCCGGTCCCGCCCGCGGTGCCGGCACCGACCGGCCCGCCCCCGAACACCTGCACCTGACCGCTGGAAGTGGTCGTGCGGGTCAGGGCCTTCTGGTCCTGCTCGTTCGCGACGGTCGCCTCGGTGATGGTCACCGTGAGCACGTCGCCGATGTTACGGGCGCGGTTGTCCTGGAACAGGAACCCGTACCGCGGGTCGCGCCGCTCCCAGAGCGAATCGGCCCGCCCGGTCGTGACGGCCGCGGCGATCAGGCCGACGGAAGCTAACATCCAGCGCCTCATGGCGATTGCCCTCCGAGTTCGACTTCGAGCTTGCCGGGTCCGGCGACCTTCGCGGGGATCAGCTTCTTCGAGTCGGGGTTCTGCACGAAGATGGTCTGACCGAGGCGCCCGTCCTGCTGGGCTTCGCCGACCATCACGATCTTCAGTTCGCCGCTCTGGATCAGCACTTCCACCCGCTGCCGGGCGCGAACGAGGACCTCGTTCCGGGCGCCCGCCCCGGGCGCGGGCAGCATCGCGGCACCGGGCATGGACGAGACGCTCGTAATCGCTCCTCCGGCGGGGGTCACCGCGGCCGGGGCGGGGCGCGTGCTCGACTTCACGTCGAGCTGAATGGCGAAGGCGAGTAGTGTTTCGCCGCCGCTGGCGATGGTCATGTCCATTTGCACGCGGCCGGTCGCGCCCGGCCGGGCGCGCGGCTTCGCGATAATCGAGACGCGCTCGTTCGCCGGCACTTCAGGGAGCTTCACCACGAGCGGTTGCGCGAGGTCGATCGTGAGACCGGGCGTATCTGCCGAGTGGCGAAAGAGTTCCGCCCGCGCCACCGCCACGACTTCTTCGGTCGTAACCGACCGGCGCGCCACCGCGACCGTCGAGCGCTCGGCCCCGACGACCCGCACGGCGTCGATCCCGGCCAACTGAATTCGGTACTCGACGGACCGGCGCCCGAGGACAATGTTCTGGTCGCGCGGCTTGAGGTCCGCGAGGTCGAGTCGGGCCACACGGGCGCGGAGGTCGGCGTCCCCGCCGGACACGACCGCGACGTCGCCGACCGTGACCAGCGCGGTCCCGACGGTCGCGCGCTCCGTGAGTTCCACCGTGACTGGGTCGCCCGCTCGCACCCCTGTGGTAACGAGCCCGGCGCCCACGAGGGCGAGCAGGAACCGAGAAATTCGCATCCGTGCGCTCCCCATTGGGATCGGGTGTTCGCTCGCCCCGCGAGCGGTTCCGGTCTTGCGGCACGAGTCCCCCGACCCGCGCCGCAACGAAAGAGAAAGCACCACTCGCCCGAAAGCGAGTCAGAGCTTCTTATCGGATCAGGTCCGTGGTCGAGGCCAGCATGTTATCGGCGGTTCGCACGGCGCGCGTGTTGAACTCGTAGGCGCGCTGCGCGAGGATCAGGTTGACGAGTTCGGTCACCACGTCCACGTTGGACCGCTCCAGGAACCCCTGGCGCGTCAGCCCGACGCCGTTCTGACCGGGCGTCGCGATGAGCGGCGCGCCGGAGGACGCCGTTTCCGCGAACAGGTTCCGCCCCTCGGCACTGAGGCCGGCCGGGTTCTGGAACCGCACGAGCGTGAGCTGCCCCAGCACGGTCGAAGCGTTGAGCGCCCCGGCGTTCTGCACCGAGATGGTGCCGTCGGACCCGACCGAAACGGCCACCGCGGACGTCGGGATCGTGATTTGCGGTGAGATCAGGAACCCGTCGCTCGTGACGAGACTCCCCTGTGCGTTCAGGCGCAGCGCCCCGTCGCGCGTGTACCGCAGTTCGCCGCTGGGCAGCGTGACCTGGAAGAACCCTTCGCCCTCCACGGCCACGTCGAACGGGTTCTGCGTGTTGACCAGCGCGCCTTCGGTGAACACCTTCGTGATGCCCGCCACCCGCGCCCCGCTCCCGATCTGCAGACCGGTGGGCACCTGGAGCCCCTGGGCCGCGTCCGAGCCCGGGGCGCGCTGGGTCACGTAGATGAGGTCCTGGAAGTCCGCTTGCCCCTTCTTGAACCCGTTGGTGTTCACGTTGGCGATGTTGTTCGACGTGTTGTCGATCGCCGTGGTCTGGACGTTCATACCAGTCGCGCTGGTGAACAGGGCCTTAATCACGGGGAACCCTCCGGTTAAATGCGAAACGCGCGGTCCGAAAAGTCGTGCGCCGCGGGAACGCGGGAAGCCCACCTAAAGTGTTCCACCCGCCCACGTTAGATCTTCGAGCTAGGAGTTCTGCGGGCGCGTGTTCAGTTGAATCGTTTCGGCGAGCGAGCGGAGCGCGCGCTGCGCGGCATCGTAGTAGCGGGCGCCGATGATGAGCCGCACCATCGCGTCGGCCGGTTGCACGTTGGAGCCCTCGCGGAACCCCTGCATCACCTGCGTGGGCGCGGCCTGGAGCCCGGCCCCGGGCGGCGCGGTGTAGAGCGTCGGCCCCGTGGCCGTGAGTTGTTGCGGGTTGGCGAAGCGCACCACGCGGAGCTGCCCGAGCGGTTGCCCGTCGGCCGTGATGCTCCCGTCGGACGCGATGACGACCCGGTTCGCGTTCGGGGGGATCGTGACCGCCCCGTTTTCGCTCTGGAGGGCGTACCCGCCCTGGCTGACGAGCTGGCCCCCGGGGGTCGGGAAGAAGCACCCGTTGCGGGTGTAGAGCGGCCCGTTCGGGCCGTTGAGCACGAAGAAGCGGTCGGGGTCGCCGAGCGCGAGGTCGTAGGGGTGATTGGTTTGTTGGAGCGCGCCGGGGCGGAAGTCGTTGTAGGCCTGAACGGTGCGCACGCCGGTGATGTCACCGGTCGGTTCGGTCGCGCGCCCGAGGGCGCGGTCGAAGGTCTCGAACACCAGCCCGCGCTCGCGGTACCCGGGTGTCGTCGCGTGGGCCAGATTGTGGGCGGTAACCTCTTGCTGTTCCGAGGCGACCACGAGCGCGGAGGCCGCGCTATACATTCCGCGGATCATGGTAGATCGTTCCGGTGGATCGGGTCCACGGAACTTATCGACCCCGCACGATCGGCGCGTTCACTTCTTTTGCGCGATCTCACCCGGTCGGCAAAATCGCCACACTTTTACAGTTGACTCAGGCGGTCGCGGCGACCAACTGGCCGCTCTGCATCGCCGCAACCTTACCGGCACGTTCCAGTTCGTTCGCTTCGACCCGGACCGCCTCGAACCCCTCGCGGAGCGTGCGGAGGATCTTCCGCGCGCTCGCGACGCTCTCAACGGTCGGCTTGCTCAGGGTGGTCACCGCGAACTCGTAGAGCCGCAGGATGTTGGTGTTGACTTCGGGGTTCACCTCGACCCGGACCCCGTCCGCCAGGGCCATGATAATGTGCTGCGTCTTGCTCACGCGCGCCACCGCCCCGGACGTGTCCCCCGCGCCGAGCGCGGCCTCGGCCCGGTCGAGGTGCTCCAGCGCCTTGTCGTACAGGGCGAGGAGCAGGTCCATGCGGGTCCATCCGGTGTCCGGTTGCGTCTGCTGGTAACGGCGGTAGGCGTTCATGGGGGAGGTCCGTATCGGGTTACTGGGGCGTTACTTGGAACTCGTGGCGCTCGAGGTCAGGGACGAGAGCTGGGTCTGAATCCCCTTCAGGTTGTTCACCGCAGTCTCCATCGCAGCGAACTGCGACTGGAGTTGAGCGGCCTTGGAGTCAACGAGTGCTTGCTGCTTGGCAACGTTCTTGTCGATATCCGATGTCTGCTTCGTGAACACCTCGTTGATCTGCTTGAACCGGCCGTTCACGGGGTCGAGGTACTTGTTGAGCACCGAGCCGAGCCGACTGGCCAGCCCCTGGGTGACGGTTACGTTCGCAGAACCGGCGGAGGAGAGCGTCGAGGTCACCTGGAGCCCGTCGGTGCTGGCGTTCCCCGAGGAACCGGTGAGGATCTGGCCGGACCCGGTCGCGGCTTCGGTTACGCCATTCACCACGAAGTTCCCGGCGACGTCCGTGCCGGTGCCGGTCTCGGTACCGGCGAACCCGAGCGCGTTGAGCACGTCGGCCGACCCGCCGGTGATCGCGATGGTGGCCCCGGACCCGTACTTCTGGGTCGTGATCTGGGCCTTCCCGTCCCCGTTGATCGTGGCGGTGACGAGGTTCCCGTTCAAACCCGAGGCCGAGTTGATCGCCTTCTGGACCGCGGCGATCAGCTCCTCCGGGGTGCTGTACGTCCCGCCCGGCAGGGTCACTCCGACCGCGGTCAGGCCGTTCAGTTTGACCTGAAGGGCGTTATTGGGCGGGGTGAGCATCACCGCGCCCGGGGCACCGGACGCGACCACGACGGCGCGCGTCGCCGGGGCCGTCACGTTGACCTTGTACGGCGTGCCGGCCGTGGGCTTGGTCTTGTTCGTGCCGATGAGGAAATCGACCCCGCTGGCGTCCGACTTACCCGAGAGCGAGAACAGGCGCTTGAAATCGGCCTGGGCGGTGTCGCTGGTGGCCAGCGCGGTGGTGAACTTCGCGGAGTCGAACGCCAGCTTCCCCTCGTCGGTGAACGAGAGGCCGACCGTGGAGAGGCGGTTCGAGCTGGTGGTCAGCCCGGGGATCGTGGCCGAGAGAGCGCCCGAGAGCTCGTTGGCCAGCGCGGACACGTCGCCGTTCCCGAGCAGCGCCCCGGCCGTCGAACTGTCGGCGTCGAACTGGGTTTGCTCGGTGATGAAGTCGCGCACCGCGTTGTACGAGGTGACGAAATCCTGGACCGACTTGACGGTGGCGTCGGTGTCGGCCTTGACCGTCACGGTGATGGTCTTGGCCGCGTCCGCCTGGAGCACGTTCAGGCTGACGCCCGTAATCAGGTTGTTCACCTGATTGGTCGCGCTGGTCACGGTGATCGCCCCGGCCCCGCTCCCGACCTTCACCTGGGCGTCCGTCGCGGCCTGGACCACGGTGGCACCCGGATCGATCGCGGCGCCGGTGCCGGTGCTCAGGTTGTTCGTAACGGTGATGGCGTTGGCCGACCCCGTCTTGGCGGACGTGAGGAGCAACCGGTAGGGGGTGACACCCGTGCCGTCGTTGACCACGGAGGCCCGGAGGTCGCCCCCGGCCGTGTTGATCGAGTCGGCCAGGCCCTGGAGCGTGTTGTTGCGACTGTCGACCGTCACGGTCGTCGCGGTCCCGCTGCCGACCTGAAGGGTCAGCGTCCCCTCCTTGATCTGAGCGTTGGGGTCGGCGAACCCGGCGGACGAGGTCTGCGCGGCCTTCGCGAGGCTCACGACGGACAGCGAGTACGTGCCCGCGACCGCGGCCGTTCCTGCGGTCGCGGTCAGGGACGTGCTGTCGGACGTGGTCGCGGTGCGCCCGTCGAACGCCCCGCCACCCGATCGGGCCAGGGCATTGGTTTTGGATTGTAAGTCGAACAGTTTGCCCTGCAGCGTGGCAAACGTGGCTTGTTTGCTGATGACTTCGGTCTTCTGGACCTTGAACCGGTCGATCCGCTGTTGGCTGATCGAGTTCAATCCTTCGATGATCTTGGCGGTATCGATACCGGTGGCCAGGCCGGCGAAGTTGAGTCCGTTGGAGTTAACGCCACTGATGGCCATGAGAAACCTCGGGGTAGTTATGTGGGGCGCGAAAAGCGCGGGACGCGACAACCATAGTGTGCGGAACGGGACGCGGGGCGAAGTTTCCTCCGCTCCGCGTCCATTGGGTATCACTTTTCAACTAGTCCCGATCGCTTAGCCCCGGAGGAGCTGGGCGACGAGGGCCGTCGTCTGGTTGGCGTTGCCGAGCACCGTCGCACCGGCCTGTTGCTGCGTCTGGAGGCGGGTGAAGTTCGCGATTTCGGACGCGAAGTCCGTGTCGCGGATGACCGACTGGGCCGCGGTCGTGTTCTCCAGGGTGTTCCGCAGGCTGTTGGTGTTGGACTCGAGGCTGTTCGTCTGGAAGGCCCCGAGCTTCGCACGGATCGTGGACACGTCGGTGATCGCCTGGTCGATGATCTTGATCGCGTCCTGGGCCCCGTTCGAGGTCGTGACGTCGATCAAGCTCAGGTCGGTCGTGGCGATGTTGTTCAGGCCGCTCACCCCGGTGCCGAGGCGGTCCGCGGTCACCTTGTCGATCGAGATCTTCGAGAACTCACCCGCGTTCGCACCGATCTGGAAGCTCAGCGAGTTGTCGGTCACGTTCACCGTGTTGCTGCCCGCGGTCGCCTTCCCGCCGGCCACCCCGACGTTGAACGTCAGGCCGGTGGTCGCGTCGCCCAGGGTCACCGCGTTGCCCAACCCTTGCGAGCCGGTCGAGACGGTGCCTTCCGTCGCCCCGACGAACACCCGGAGGGCGTTCCCGGCGATACCGACGTCGGCCGAGCCGTTGCTCACGCCGGTCACCGCGGCGGTCGCGGCGGAGTCGGACTGGATGCTGATCGCGGCCGAGCCGAGCACGTTGCTCTGGATCGTCAGCTTGCCGCCGACGGAGCCGCTGACCGTGAACTTGCCCGAGCCGCCGCCGTTGGCGGAAGCGTTGTCCAGGGCCGCCTGCACCTTGCTCACGATGGTCGCGGAGCTGTCGCCGGTGGCCAGGGAGACCACGATCGAGGCGCTGTTGGTCAGGCTACCACCAGAGAGGGTCAAGGTGCCCGAGCCCGTGAGGGCGGCGCTGGTGATGTTGTTCGCCCCGGTGCCGCGGCCGCCGGTCGCGGTCCCGTTGGTCACCGTCGTGCTGCTCACGCTCGCACCCGTGGTGCCGACCTGGGCGGTGGTGGCGATCCCTGTCGCCGTCGCCGGGGCCGTCGTGGTCGAGGTGTTCGCGGCCCCGGCCACGGCCGTGATCGCGGTGCTGCTGAGCTTGCTGGTGATGACCAGCGGGGCACCGGTGCTACCGCTCACCGTGAAGTTGCCCGACCCGGCGGCCGCATCAAGGGCGGCCTGGACCGTGGACACGACCGTGGCCCCGGTGCTGGTCGCGGACAGATCCACGACGACGCCGGCGCTGGCCAGCCCGCCGCCCGTGAGGGTCAGGGTCGCGGTCCCGGCCGCACCGGTGAACGGCGTCGAGGCGGCGAACCCGAGGGCGGTCGCCACGGACGCGGCGCCCGCGCCACCGAACGTGACGGTGACCGCCTGGTTGCTGTCCTCGGCGATGATCTGGAACTGGGTCGCACCGCCACCGGTGTTGTTCACCGTAAAGCTGCTGCCCAGGGCCCCGCCGACGGCTGCTGCGATGGCCGCCGCGTTGTCACCGTTTTGGATGTTGGCGACGACCGAGCCGCTCAGCCCGCCACCACTGATGGTGATGGTCGCGGCCCCAGCCGCCGTGCCCGCCGTCACGTTACCGCCGGACGCCAGCACCGAGCCGTCCAGTGCCACGTTCGCCAGGTTACCCGCACCGGTGATCGAACCGCCACCGGCCGCACCCACCGCGATCGTCTGGTTGCCGGTCGGGGCCGTCGCACCGGCCTTGATCTGGCCCAGGGTGCTGGGGTTGGTGATGGAGGTCGCCAGAACCCCGGCCTGGCCGTTGAGCAGCAACTTGTTGCTACCGAACTTGGTCGTGTTCGCGATGTTGTTGATGGTGCTGAGGGCGTTCGTGATTTCGGACTGGTTCGCGGCGAGGGCCGCGGAGTCCTGCACGCCGCTGTTAGCGGAGTCGAGGGCCAACCCGCGGGCCTTCGTGAGCAGGGTGTTGAGTTCGTTCAGCGCGCCTTCGGCGGTCTGCACCAGCGAGACGGCCTTGTTCGAGTTGTCGATGGCGGTCGTGAGGCCGGCGATCTGGGCCCGTTGTTGTTCCGAGATCACGAGGCCGGCGGGGCCGTCCGCACCGCGGTTGATCTTGAGGCCGGTCGAGAGCCGTTCCAGCGACTTGGACAGCGCGGTGCTGGTCCGGTTCAGGTTCTGCTGTGCGTTGAGCGACGCGTTGTTGTTGACGACTGACAGGGCCATTGCAGGGCACTCCGAGTTGGATGTTTTTTGCGGGCCGGTGAGTCCGTCCCGTCTGCATGAGTTATCGAAGTCGGCACTCGAAATTTGCCCCCGATTTTTTCGTCACCCCGCCCCGACGTGTGACACACTGTGTCCCGAAATCCGGCGCCCAAAACGCCGACGGCCCCGGAGAGCAGATTGCTCTCCGGGGCCGCGGCGTTTATGTCGTTTTGTCGGTCCGCGAACTACTCGACGTCGGGGGCCGGGAGCACGCCCGCACTCACCATAGACCGGGCGGCGGCGGCGGCGGCTTCGGGTGTATTGAAGTCACCGGCCGCGAGCCGGGCCGCGGCGACCGCGACGACGTCGGGGCGCACTTCCGGGCTCTGGCGGACGGCGGCCAGCAGCGTGGCCAGCTTGCCGGTCAGCGCGAACTCTTTCGTGCTACCGGGTTGGGTCGCCGGTTGCGGCGCTGCGACCGGGGCCGCATCGGACGTGCGGTTAGCGGACCGGACAGCGGGGGTTTGTTGGGGGGCGGTTTGTTGGGCTCCAGATGGTTCGATTCTCATGGCTCGACTCGCGGTTTCAGGTGTGGGTGCCGGTGTTCGCGGCCTACAGAAATAGTTATCGAGTGGGGTTGGGAAAATTTGCCCCAAATTACTGGCAATAATCCCGAACGCATGTTTTCGATCATACCTTTGGTGCAACCCCCGTACAACTTCAACCGGTTTACCCGCCATGAGCGACACATTCACTCCACCTCCCCCGTCCGCAGAAGCGCTCGCGGCGTGGGCCGCGGCCGAGGCCGAAGCCGAGCGCGAACTCGCCGAAGCGGACGCCGCGGCCGCCGCAGAAGCCGCGGCCGCTGCAGCCAAGGGTAGCAGCGCCCCCGCGGCCCCGAGCGCCCCAGTACACGGTCGCCGCCCCCCACTATTCGCCCGCGTGCTCGGGACCGCGGGGCGGTTCGCGGGCGCAGCCCTCTTTCTGGTATGCGTGGGTGGCGGAGTGGCCGGGGGAATCGCGTACACGAACAAAATGAAGCACGCGGCAGCCGAAGCCGCCGCGGCCGAAGCTGAGGAACACGCGGCCGCGCACCCGGAAGGCGCGCACGCTCATACTAAGGGCGGACCGGGGCACGGACCGGCGGACACGTCCCTCGCGACCCGCATCGACACGCTGATTCGCTCGGCCTCCTTCCCCGAAGCGC
The Gemmata palustris DNA segment above includes these coding regions:
- the flgG gene encoding flagellar basal-body rod protein FlgG, whose amino-acid sequence is MIKALFTSATGMNVQTTAIDNTSNNIANVNTNGFKKGQADFQDLIYVTQRAPGSDAAQGLQVPTGLQIGSGARVAGITKVFTEGALVNTQNPFDVAVEGEGFFQVTLPSGELRYTRDGALRLNAQGSLVTSDGFLISPQITIPTSAVAVSVGSDGTISVQNAGALNASTVLGQLTLVRFQNPAGLSAEGRNLFAETASSGAPLIATPGQNGVGLTRQGFLERSNVDVVTELVNLILAQRAYEFNTRAVRTADNMLASTTDLIR
- a CDS encoding flagella basal body P-ring formation protein FlgA; this translates as MRISRFLLALVGAGLVTTGVRAGDPVTVELTERATVGTALVTVGDVAVVSGGDADLRARVARLDLADLKPRDQNIVLGRRSVEYRIQLAGIDAVRVVGAERSTVAVARRSVTTEEVVAVARAELFRHSADTPGLTIDLAQPLVVKLPEVPANERVSIIAKPRARPGATGRVQMDMTIASGGETLLAFAIQLDVKSSTRPAPAAVTPAGGAITSVSSMPGAAMLPAPGAGARNEVLVRARQRVEVLIQSGELKIVMVGEAQQDGRLGQTIFVQNPDSKKLIPAKVAGPGKLEVELGGQSP
- a CDS encoding rod-binding protein produces the protein MTTISDPYAAKYGATVQSKEEARLKNMAGEMEATFLSMLLKEMRQTLDPDEGGGMFPGDSGDVQGGLFDLYLGRHLADGGGIGLAATLVRQMQTAGAVPKPVTPTDAHRAPTAFDHHRDVPPAPAG
- the flgN gene encoding flagellar export chaperone FlgN gives rise to the protein MHTVPQQLSTTTATFLQHLRVEEQFLADVLAKANDVYAALRRGDLAAATEITTQLNADAAGLRAASAQRAAVAEHLARALGLPTKDLKLSALVESLPDPLGAEVGAARDRLTAVTTDLTAVQTRNANLLGHLRSFFRDVLADLTADDTPARYGPSGNWLAPSAGSALLTPGYPQ
- a CDS encoding flagellar hook-basal body protein, with translation MIRGMYSAASALVVASEQQEVTAHNLAHATTPGYRERGLVFETFDRALGRATEPTGDITGVRTVQAYNDFRPGALQQTNHPYDLALGDPDRFFVLNGPNGPLYTRNGCFFPTPGGQLVSQGGYALQSENGAVTIPPNANRVVIASDGSITADGQPLGQLRVVRFANPQQLTATGPTLYTAPPGAGLQAAPTQVMQGFREGSNVQPADAMVRLIIGARYYDAAQRALRSLAETIQLNTRPQNS
- a CDS encoding flagellar export chaperone FliS, with the translated sequence MNAYRRYQQTQPDTGWTRMDLLLALYDKALEHLDRAEAALGAGDTSGAVARVSKTQHIIMALADGVRVEVNPEVNTNILRLYEFAVTTLSKPTVESVASARKILRTLREGFEAVRVEANELERAGKVAAMQSGQLVAATA
- a CDS encoding flagellar basal body P-ring protein FlgI, which encodes MYRLLIAAAAVLAVTSQAPAQVRIKDVTDVSGARGNQLFGFGLVVGLDGTGSRSTFTQQIAVDMLQRMGTTTQIFSQLPAESVLRSTSISAVMVTAEIGPFARKGGKLDVTVSAMDDARSLQGGTLIFTPLRGADGNVYALAQGPLSIGGFSVTVGGGGVQKNHVNVGRIPGGAFIEKEVPGELVRDGKATLLLKDPDFNTSRLIAKTINERYPGTASAADPGAVVLCQPTDLSKSATQFIAEVGLLEVRPDAPARVVINERTGTVVAGEHVSISPTAVAHGNLYIGISINPLVSQPAPFSGGVTTVVPRVQTASSEQQARLIPLPKAATVADVARAMNALGVSPRDLIAIFQAMKKAGALHAELLIE
- the flgK gene encoding flagellar hook-associated protein FlgK, translating into MNALSIGTSALQTAQKAMALVGQNIANATTPGYHRQSVNFTNSVTGAQGSGVDIASITRYTAAPVRTAIVSGNANDGYYAAQLATRRQIETTLAGGESGVGDRLDSLFNQVEQLTSQPDSLASRRAIITAAGSVAQQLNSTAGDIDRLRADINKQVTATVTEVNDYATKIADLNNRILTTENRGNPTNDLRDQRDQLIDELSKRVDIKTVEQPSGEINVLASGAAIVVGQYANKFQAANDATGNVVITQQGVAQPVTFKSGTLGALVQDHNTTIPAIRARLDGVAGQLIQRANQVQATGLGSSGPLASTSGTNAVSDPTVPLNTAALPFAVQAGTLTVSVTNSNVIPSTRTNTAIAINPATQSLNDIATALGAVPGLQASVDPTTNTLQIQGQAGFTFDFAGRDSVPAGSGTVANSDTSNLLSALGVNGLFVGSNAAGIAVNPAVSSNPGLLAASRTGLPGDGTNLERLGAIRDQQAFGTRTLTEEFADIAATLGTDINNISDQQTAQSGTLQNLNNQELSVTGVDTNEELLHLLDFQRQIQGASKYLSVVNTALDSLLAILP
- a CDS encoding flagellar basal body L-ring protein FlgH, giving the protein MLASVGLIAAAVTTGRADSLWERRDPRYGFLFQDNRARNIGDVLTVTITEATVANEQDQKALTRTTTSSGQVQVFGGGPVGAGTAGGTGTVTAPGVGFVYPNQSSNMAFNGNAQNTVNRVFTDRMAVTVVDVMPNGNLVVEGYRSRVVQGEERVLRITGVVRPADIGVGNVITSGSVANFRISYLGRGPTTRTTKQGYLGRLGNLLRP